A single region of the Desulfovibrio desulfuricans DSM 642 genome encodes:
- a CDS encoding long-chain-fatty-acid--CoA ligase, which produces MNTELSRPWFAHYDSFVPRTSEVWNKPLYALLDEAADKYPNRLAVIFQNTRITYKQLREQAERFAGALRRIGVKTGHRVALMMPNMPQTVVAFWGIIKAGGVVVMTNPLYMEKEIMANMQDSGAEHMVLLDLLWPRVSALRDRLPLKNFIVTGAADALSFPLNWLYRLKTSRSAKEPVPYDGKNVHEWKHFCKGAERYSAPIADPLRDPIMLQYTGGTTGLPKGVTLTHSNVGTNCRQVLDIIHVKAEDKHTFISLLPFFHVYGLTTGLIIPIALAATTLPLPRYVPQDVLRLIAKYKPTVFPGAPSVYISLLQQKNLAEFDLRSIKICVSGSAPLPREIFRKFQETTGAAILEGYGLTEASPITHCNPLGQEGQRPNSIGMPVPGTDARIVDMEGGSLTLPPGKMGELIVQGPQVMHGYWRRPDESASALRNGWLYTGDLATMDEDGYFYIVDRKKDMVIVGGYNVYPREVDEVLLEHPKVLEAVTVGITDEMRGEILKAFVVRRPDEELTKADVIAWCRQKLAGYKVPRLVEFRDELPKTIVGKVLRRALREEEEQKMANRKNRRAAAAASAPAASGEDEQVGHA; this is translated from the coding sequence ATGAACACAGAACTCAGCAGGCCCTGGTTTGCCCACTATGACTCCTTCGTTCCGCGCACTTCCGAGGTGTGGAACAAGCCGCTCTATGCCTTGCTGGATGAGGCCGCAGACAAATATCCCAATCGACTGGCCGTCATTTTCCAGAATACGCGCATCACCTACAAGCAGTTGCGCGAGCAGGCGGAGCGTTTTGCTGGGGCGCTGCGCCGCATCGGCGTTAAGACAGGGCACCGCGTTGCCCTGATGATGCCCAACATGCCGCAGACCGTGGTGGCCTTCTGGGGCATCATCAAGGCCGGGGGCGTGGTGGTCATGACCAACCCCCTGTATATGGAAAAGGAAATCATGGCCAACATGCAGGATTCGGGCGCAGAACACATGGTGCTGCTCGATCTGCTCTGGCCCCGCGTTTCCGCCCTGCGCGACCGCCTGCCCCTGAAAAACTTCATCGTTACCGGCGCTGCGGATGCGCTTTCCTTCCCGCTCAACTGGCTCTATCGCCTCAAAACGAGCCGCAGCGCCAAGGAACCCGTGCCCTACGACGGCAAGAACGTTCATGAGTGGAAACACTTCTGCAAGGGCGCGGAGCGTTATTCCGCTCCCATTGCCGACCCTCTGCGCGACCCCATCATGTTGCAGTATACCGGCGGCACAACGGGCCTGCCCAAGGGCGTTACCCTGACGCACAGCAACGTGGGCACCAACTGCCGTCAGGTGCTGGACATCATCCACGTCAAGGCGGAGGACAAGCACACCTTCATTTCCCTGCTGCCCTTCTTCCACGTGTACGGCCTCACCACAGGCCTGATTATTCCCATCGCCCTGGCGGCCACCACCCTGCCCCTGCCGCGCTATGTGCCGCAGGATGTGCTGCGCCTTATTGCCAAGTACAAGCCCACGGTCTTTCCCGGTGCGCCCTCGGTCTATATTTCGCTGCTGCAACAGAAGAATCTGGCGGAGTTTGACCTGCGCAGCATCAAAATCTGCGTTTCAGGCTCCGCGCCGCTGCCGCGCGAAATATTCCGCAAATTTCAGGAAACCACCGGCGCCGCTATTCTGGAGGGCTACGGTCTTACAGAAGCCTCGCCCATCACCCATTGCAACCCGCTTGGTCAGGAAGGGCAACGCCCCAATTCCATCGGCATGCCCGTACCCGGCACTGATGCCCGCATTGTGGATATGGAAGGCGGCTCCCTCACCCTGCCCCCCGGCAAAATGGGAGAGCTGATCGTGCAGGGGCCGCAGGTTATGCACGGTTACTGGCGCAGGCCTGACGAAAGCGCCAGCGCCCTGCGCAACGGCTGGCTGTATACGGGCGACCTTGCCACCATGGATGAAGACGGTTATTTTTATATTGTTGACCGTAAAAAAGACATGGTCATTGTGGGCGGCTACAACGTGTACCCCCGCGAAGTGGACGAAGTATTGCTGGAACACCCCAAGGTGCTTGAAGCCGTCACTGTCGGCATTACCGACGAGATGCGCGGCGAGATACTCAAGGCCTTTGTGGTGCGCCGCCCTGACGAAGAACTGACCAAGGCCGACGTCATTGCCTGGTGCCGCCAGAAGCTGGCTGGCTACAAGGTGCCGCGCCTTGTGGAATTTCGCGATGAACTGCCCAAAACCATTGTGGGCAAGGTTCTGCGCAGGGCTTTGCGCGAAGAAGAAGAGCAAAAGATGGCCAACAGGAAAAACCGGCGCGCTGCCGCTGCTGCCAGTGCTCCTGCCGCCAGCGGCGAAGATGAACAAGTGGGCCATGCCTGA
- the dtd gene encoding D-aminoacyl-tRNA deacylase gives MRIVAQRVKEASVSVDGRLVASINTGIMALVAFGQEDGPEFRSSPAFTGMARKLVGLRIFPGTGENAHKFHLSLDEICGQILLVPQFTLYADCHKGRRPSFTDAGDPAWAKDMFTDFVQMVDETCAVSVSSGIFGADMDVRLCNWGPVTISLDSANLFSR, from the coding sequence ATGCGGATTGTCGCGCAACGGGTTAAAGAAGCTTCTGTTAGTGTTGATGGCCGTCTTGTGGCGTCCATCAACACTGGCATTATGGCCCTTGTTGCCTTTGGGCAGGAGGATGGGCCAGAATTTCGCTCTTCCCCGGCTTTTACGGGCATGGCCCGCAAGCTTGTGGGGCTGCGCATCTTTCCCGGCACAGGAGAGAATGCCCATAAGTTCCACCTTTCATTGGATGAAATCTGTGGTCAGATATTATTGGTGCCGCAGTTCACCCTGTACGCCGATTGCCACAAGGGCCGCAGGCCTTCCTTTACTGATGCAGGCGACCCCGCCTGGGCCAAAGACATGTTTACGGATTTCGTTCAAATGGTTGACGAAACTTGCGCCGTCAGCGTATCGTCAGGCATCTTCGGAGCGGACATGGATGTGCGCCTGTGCAACTGGGGGCCTGTGACCATATCTCTGGACTCTGCCAACCTGTTTTCCCGTTGA